The Calypte anna isolate BGI_N300 chromosome 1, bCalAnn1_v1.p, whole genome shotgun sequence region GCAGTATTAATGCATTAAAACTTGGAAGAGCTTTATGGTAGTTTTGTACTTTatattttggctttttcctttgtctgaAATTTAGCTCTGAAGCAGGCCTTAAAACCCTAATATGACATAAATAATGATTTTATCTTCAGAGATGAGGAGTGCTAATTACTCAAAGTGAACCAGtggaaagagctgctgcttaGGAACCTTCATACTGCACAGTTGTGCATGTAGGAGCCACCTATTTATGATTTTAGGTATATAGTGTCAGGCTTCTAGATTTGAGAACATAATCCAAGCTTAAATAAcaaaacttttatttgaaaaatctgttctgtattttattaattttagaatattaaacttacagaaaaaataGCTAGCACATGCCTAGTTTTAAATCTACAATAAAAGTCTAGCTGATTTTCTTTGAGAtttatattgttatttttacacAGTTATTGGAATTATCAGTACATACTAGATAATAAATTGGAACATTTGAGACCTAAATTGTCAatcacacacagagaaaaaagtgTAGGATTGTTCCTGGATTTGAAGTCATGGGAGCTTTCTTTAAGCTTTATttgatttataaatatgtaGGATAGCATATTCTACATACATATTCTTCATAGCAGAatttgtgagggtttttttaatttgttcatttAACAATAATGGTGAAACATTACCTAATAATTATGAACATTCATACAGTTATATCAGCATTCACTAGAAAAGGCTAAGacacaataatgaaaaaatctAGTTTGCTAttattgtaagaaaaaaagcttcagattCTTGTATAAATGTCATCTGTCTTTTTGAGAAAGTTAACTAAAGCATATTAATGAAAGACTTCATATCTTGGACGTAAGAGAATAAAATCCGTGTTGATTAACTGGACTTGAGCAAGTTTCaggataaaataaagaaaatttattgAAAATTTAGAACCCTCACAAAACAGGAAATACACTATGTGTGAGCAGTGGTACACATTaaacaaggaataaaaaaaaaataaaattatgaacaAGATTTAGAGGGAgttaagaacaaaataattaataaatctAAAACTTCACATTGCTCAGTGAATTCAATGAATGCTCGTTGAACAATAAGTGCATTAGTTTATAAATACCAAGCTGCACTAATTTAACAAACATCAAGACATCTAAAGAACCATCTTCTTACTTTatacattttgtttaaaatattctgtcCTTCTAGGAAACATGACTTAGTACATATTATGATGCCAGCTTTCTTTAGGCATTTAAATTAAGCATTTATGATTTTGAATACTGGCTTAGTATGAATTACTGTTGTTTAAATGACATATACTTGAACTCCAGGAATAGAGTATGTCACAGTTTTGGGTAatttagtatttaaaattaaagttcCAAATTACGTACCAACCAGATACCATCTTTAGCTTAATATTTTGTCAATATAGGTTTTACTCACATGTAACTTCACTTTTTTTGCATATTAACTTTCTCTAAGGAGCATAATGTAATAGCAAAAAATTATGGTCAAACGAAGCTGTCTTTAAAGTAATGTCAGTCTAAGTTTTTTGCTTAATTCACTAGCATGTATCTTCAGAAGATTCTATGTATTTCAAATCCTGTTAGGTGGAGATATGCATGCCTGTACAGTGTTTTTTGATAAAATAAACAGCtacaaaagcaagaaacatCAACAATGCTCTCAGAACTACAAGAGTGATACAAGCCTCATCACAGGTGATTCCGAACTCCCAAGGAGGGTACCATCTTGGATAATCTATAAATAAGCATATTAATATAAGATTTGTTTGTAGTACCTGCATTTAAAGTAGTTGAGGAATATAAGTAACAACATAAAATTGTAATACATACAAATAATCTTATCGCGTTCAGGATTTCctggaaaaagataaaataagaaaGCCATGATATAAGGAGCCTCTTAAATCTTTACTACCCAGATGAAACAATCTCACCATATTTACAGTCAATAGACTTTGAAAAACACTCCCACTGATAAAccttgcaaataaaataaaagctaaaatgtttttcagaggtttCTGCAAACTAAAAAGATCAACAGAACTGCTGAATGTTTATAAAGTTAAACTAACATATATATTGAGCAAACAAAGTAACTGTTAAACAGAAAGCACAAATCTTAATCCCAGTGTAttaatttaatcttaaaaatttATGTCTTAACTTTATCCACAGGAAACTTCCCAGCAGGTGGAAGTTGTCAGGTCTAGAGGTTTCTGTCTCTTGATTTTGCACTCCATCAATACCTTGCACTTCATTACAGTAATTAACTTTCTTGACAAGAACAGAGTTAAAAGAATTACCCCATTTAAGGAAGAAATACTTCATAGCTAGAGAATAAAATCAATGTGCAGCCCCTTTTCCCACAGACTTAGCCaggtgagagaaagaaaatgtgtgtttgtgaataatttcttttataattCTAGCACAAATTACAGAACCAGAATGACTTTCTCACAGTTACTGTGACTGCTTACAGAGTGTATAAGAATCAGCTGTGCTGGTGCTTGAATGTAATTTAGGTGTACCTATGCAAAACAGTCATGACAGACCTAGTAactgcaattaaaatattttagtctAAATACAAGTGATGAATAGCTTTTAACTTTCTGAGTGCTTATTAGACCAGTTAAGAATTACTACTAAATGCTTCTTTGAAAAGTATGTAGCTAGATGCTGATTTCTTCAGCATGATTAATGAAGTCAGTAGAGTAGAAGTCAGTCTACAATACATTGCACCAAAATAATGAATTACACCTATCTATAATAAAAAACTCCATAATGATCACTGAGGCACAGATTCAGTAAAACATGAGTCATCTGTTTGTCTCCTGAATGTTAAATGGCCCTTGGaatagttttaaattacttGTGAATCATCGAGGAGTAAAACAGAGCTTGAAACATTCTTTATTGAGTAGGTGGTtgtattatttccttttatacactgaattttacatttgcttttacTTACTACACAGTTTATTTTCACAGGTGTCCCCTTTTCCACAGCTACTGCATGATCTTCCTTCTACATATGGTCTTCTTGGAAAATTACCACTacataggaaaatatttaaaaattataataataaaaatataataatcaTATAACAATATAACAGTATAGTAATATAATACAATTATATCTTATAATAGTATAGTAAAATTATATagtaataatttgaaaatatgttCAGGATTCATCAAGTTGTTTACTAGCAAGTTTCAAACTAACAATTCAAGTACAAGTCCAGTTTTGGAGTACAGGGAGAGAGATGGACAGAAGCCAATGAAATTTTTAGTTCAGGATAACTGAGCTTCCCAGTAGTTCAGGCCCAGGTTTGCTagaagccagaagaaaaaagagctgtCATGCAAGATCACAAGCTATATATGTTTCAAAAAATGACAGACTGTTCAGGCACATGCTTGATTGTAGACAGTGTATCACTATGAGacaaaatttattattttaaaactatctGCCTCCATTTTCAGACTCTTCCTGCTTAAGGAACAGCACTGACAAGTAAGTATGCTTTTTTTAGAGTATCAGTTTAAATGGAAAATCACATGTTGCACATTTTCTTGTGATCATTTACTGTTTCCTAATGCTTAAGGAACATTTGGTAAAATCACAGCTTAATTAATGGGGCAAGAAGTcacaattttaatttacttagtTAAAAAAATGATGACAAACAACTGATGTAACATcttgttattatttatatcattcctattaaaaaaattatgtaaaaagcTCAAGTGCgttacaaaaaatataaaaaactgCTAGAGGTAATTACAGCTCTGAAAGCAGTTTCCTACAGCtgctttctcatttcttctgtttcatagGAAAACAGaatcaatcacagaatcagaatcagacaggttggaaaagacctctgagatcatcacgtccaatccttgatccactactactgtggttcccagaccatggcactgagtgccacatcagtctcttcttaaaaacctccagggatggagaatccatccattccaatgcctgatccaatccagcccattccaatgcctgatcaccctctctgtaaagaatgtCTTGCTAATATCTAACCcaagcctcccctggcagagcttaagtccatgctctcttgtcttactgggagctacctgggagaagagaccgaccccccctggctacaccctccttccaaggagttgtagagagtgatgaggtctcccctgagcctcctcttttccagactaaacaatcccagctccctcagccattcctcataggacttgtgctcgactcccttcaccagccttATTGCTCTTCTCGGTCTTCTAGACCTGCtgcagcacctcaatctccttcctgaactgaggggtccagaactggacacagtactcaaggtgtggcctcaccagtgctgagtacaggggaagaatccctttcctggacctgctggccacagttcctgacacaggccaggatgccatcaATTGGATgagcactgttcagcaccactctctgggggcctccagcagttcctaacccagcacagagtgctcctgtctgagccctgggctgacagctttttcgggagaaaaagctttttatggGAAACGGTGTCAAAGACTTTGatgaagtccaggtagactccatccacagcctttccctcatcccccaggtgggtcacctgaggataaaaggagatcaggttggtcagacaggacttGCCCctcctaaccccgtgctggctgggtctgatcccctgtccatcctgtaggtgctgtgtgattgccctcaggatgatctgctccataaccctgccaggcactgaggtcaggctgacaggccaAGTAGTTACTTGGGCTGGAAAGTTTCCTGAAGAAGAGCATGAGACAAGTTTGGGATATACTTACTTAAGATTGGCACAGAATGAGATTTATCAGTAAACAGGTTAACAAAGTGCAAGTACACATTCTAATGTTCATGGCTTTCTCAATAACTGATTCAGACAATCATCAGTTTCTCAGATCGTACTTACAAGACTGCCAGTAAATAAAGAACCCAATTAACTTACAGCTAAGTGTCATTACAAttgctttcaattttttaactttcaaaCCAGCAACTTACCTTGGTGCATAGTTGCAGACAAAATGTGCTGCATTTCGTATTCCTACAACTTCCTTACAAAAGGCAACAGCACAGCCAATTTTATATGAGTAGTCCCAAACAACCTAAAAACCAcagttttaaagtaaattaaaatctaaactCAACAGTTATGTAGTCTAATATCCAGGAAGTTTACATTATTTTCTAGGATTCTACATATTATCTCATTTTTCAACATGTGATCTTCGTTATTCATTTAAAAGAACAGCTCATAGGTGAGCTTTTAAAGATTAACTACTAGAAATTTACTACTTAACATCAAGTGGCCTATGCTGCAAGTTCCCAGAAGCTTCTACAGACTTGTTCAGTAAGTCACTGGCTTTATCACCATGGAGTATTAAATTCTAGGGCACAAAAGGGAGGCTGATGGCAACTACTCAATAACTCCTTTAATTTCAACATTTGTAACTCAGAACTGCATAACGGGCTTCCCCTGTGGGCAAGAAGTGGTCTATCTGACTACTACTGTAAAGTTAAGTCAGAAAGCTTTAGTGCTGCACATCTGCAGATTAGCTGGTGTTATTTGCCCTACTTAAGACAGTTTGCTATCACTTCCAATTTGAGCATCATCTCTTTTTTCTTAGAGATTCTTCCTACACTTAATAATATACTTTATGCATGTGATTAACTGAACTATACCGAATTCAGGTAAAAATGTTTAAGTATGTAGGTAGAACATCTAAATGATCATACATATAATTTCTGGAAAACATGAAGTTATAGTGGCTTTATCTCTGTATCTTCCCAGTATGAACAGTGCAAGCCTCAAACTTGACAAACTGATTTGAACAACTCCTAAAGTTCCATCTCTTCAGTTGTAACTGCAAGAAGCAGTTATCTTCAACATAACCCTTTTTCAAAAAGGATCTTAATGCTTAATGTGATGTTACCCAAATCCTGGATTAAGGACTAAGCATTTCAGGGGCCTTTAGGAAAGGGCTTCAtacatttttttagtatttccaCCATTTTGGAGATTTCTGCATCATGGTTCTCCTAGTAGGTTTAAACAGTCTATCCATTTAAGATTTGTGTGTTTTACTCATTTTCAATTTTGTGTCTGAGCCTTCAAAACTATGATGGCTCCTGGATCATGCATGGTATTTAACTATCAATTTTGAAGACACATATAGTTTTACGTGTTCATTGGTGCTTAACCTATATACTCTATTACATTCCTTTGTAATTCTGCCTGAAATTCAGGAACATTTTGACACACCTTAACTATGATTACCTTAGAAAGGAGCACACTTTAttaatcagggaaaaaaaaaatttagaaatgaACATCACTTGAAGATTAATGTGCAAAAACCTCCATAATTCTATGCAGACAGCAAAGTTGAGCAGCACATTGTAAAATGCAAGGAAGCACCTTGATACTTaacattttataatttattatgccagaggaaaaataaaaatactttcttaaGATAATGTTTAATTCTAATCTTCTGAAGATTTTCTGCTCAGTAAATGGCACAACTTAAATCCTCCAGCCAGAGTTTGTTACAGGTGGAACCAAGAGCAGGAAATGATAATTAACACTTGAGGGGAAATAAGGGAGAAAAGACAATCTGAAGCTAACTCAAAAAGAACCTTGCAGCTACCGTCATGTCCTGTAACAGTTTCACTGCAAGTATACTGCAGGTCATTTTAATCTGTAATTTGCACATACTGTAGTCTGAGCATCTTTGAATactgaaataagaaattataGTAGGTTATTGTTGATAATAATTTATAACAGAAACTGTGGGTTTCCTAAGCGATCTCACATGTTAAACCACCAGTATCTGCATTCAAAATCTCTTCTAGCACTGGCCTGCCCTAAACTGTAGGACTTGGTTTTTTTGAAGTCCATTTACTAATTAAATACAGCTTAGATATGGTTaatctttcaaaatgttttgaattttagAAGTCATCATGTACAGATGGTAGCGTCTGCTTTAGGCTTCCCAGGATTTCATGAAGCAGTGCGCTGAGGACTAGATAGCCAAATCACCATACGTTTGCATGTGCCCACTGAAGTTAGTTTGCTTCCCCATTTCCTACTGTTCCTCCAGGATGGATGATTGACATGGACAGCTATCCAGAGTTTCGTGAACTGATAGCGGACTTCTCAAAAATGGGCTTTCGCCCCCCAGGCTATCCTGTTACACAGGTACGAAACCCAGTGATAGGAAGACGTCTGGTGGTATTTAACATGAGGCCCAAAAGGATCAGTAATGCATGTGAAAACATACAGTATGGATAATTTAGGGCCATATTTATCATTGCTTCCTAGGTGTTAGCACATTCAGCTAGAACCTCAAACCACACACAGAATTTCAAGACTAGTCACTATTTTTGTAGTGCTGGTCTCAATAACAGTGCATACTGCAGTCCTGAGAGTAGTAAAGGATTCAGACCTCAtcaaaatgcagatattttgcAGTTGCAAAGCAGAGATTGCAGGCCCAAATTCCCCTAAATCCTAGgtaaagtgttttttaaaattaaatgtttttgaCATTAAAATTATTGTCTGATTTGTATCAGTGAAATATTACGTGTTTGGTCATAGATGAAACTAATTCTACTGCAAagcttactttttaaaaatggaaaataaatccacttaaaatactgtgttcagaGAAAACCTTTACTTTCTCAGCAGAACAAAGTTTGTCAGAATTACCACTTAGAAATCAAAAGTATATCACAAACTGTCTCTTTTGTTGTtgatgctctttttttccttcttttttataGCATTTGCAGAGTACAATTTACTTTCgctgaattttctctttctgttaaAATATCTAAGGTGTACTGCATTCTGCAGCTGTGATTATTTTGAACAGCATATTCAAACTTACAGAATTCAGAACTCTGTGCAGCTAGAAAACCTGAAATgattattttatgaaattcaCGTGGTGCTGATACAATGCAAGAAGGACTGAGGATTTTAGCAGTGCCAATATTGTGGACAAGAGGAATGGATTATTATTTTACAAGACAAAGAAGTAGCAGGAGTAATGAGCCGTTAATGCAGTCACTACTTGAGAATACAAAGAGAGAAAGTAAAACTGTCAGTCACTACAAACCATACATTCAACTCTGTATTATTTAAATCCACTACTGACTTAACTGGTAGGCACTATACAGGATATTCTACTGAAGATAACTCTTACCTGAGTGTAATGACCACAAACCTTTGTACATTTCTGATCTGTAAAATTATAGAATTTTAACTCATTATACCATGACTTAACGGCATTAGCAACAGTGAATGCTTGATGACTTCCGGTCCAAATATTCTCTCCAACAGATGTAAAATCAGGATGGCACTGATATTTCTTATCTAAGTATATGTTATGTTGAAAAACGCATCTCTTTGCCCATGCCCTGGCAGTCCTTGCCAAAGCTGCATCCCAGGTCTGCAAAATAGGAAAGGTGGAATAGTTGTGCAATGTTAAATTACAATTTCATCTTAATTGGATAAAACTGTCAATAAAGTACAGATAGATATCATATCCATCAGTTTCCAATAGAACACTTTCCCTTATTTAAGCAAGtacttgtgttttattttccttttgcagcaCAGAAGTATGAACTTTTATCTTCAGATAAGAAATCACTTCCACATTAAacatgaagctttttttttgttaaactgGTTATTAAGGATTCTATTAGGTACATAAAAATGAATTCAAAGTAAAAATGCACAGCTACTATAGATTTATATTTAGAGAATTTTTAAGAAAGCCTGTAGGAACAAATCTTACTGATCCTATTGGATCTATTTTAGAAAGACAGCTTCATGAGATAAATATGCCAATGTTTGGCCAGTAACTCATTCTGTTACCTATTCTTTGCCGTCTGTCATTCTTAACATGATTTCTGATTCCCAAACATGAGTGatgtttgctatttttttccagccacaATTATTTTCAGGAAGTTCTTTGTACCATTAAAGTATCTAGTTCTATGTATTATGTAACAGATCCTGTGTTTTATTACCTACATTTATCAGTCGTTGTACCTATCTGTTTACTTCTAGTCTGTGTGTGGCTTTTACAAAAACTCCACTGGCTGCCAAAACCTTTTTCTCTCTAATGCCTTCAGTTTCTTCTAACCATCTTTTTTACATGTGTACCTCGATTCaaaattttctctcattttcctaTTCCTGAGTAAGTAAACTGAGTGCAGTGTCTACCACAATCTTCCTCACTTCCAAAGTTGTACCTCCTTATCTGCCATTCAGGCTACAAATCCATCCAAAAAACagggttccagaactggacacagtccaGATGGGCTCTCATGAGAGCACGGTTGAGTGGGAGAATCACTGCAACCTCATACTGCATGCcagcttttttctgttctcaccTGACTACAACTGATTGAACTCCCTACACTATTTCCTTTCCAATAAATGTGATTACATTTGAACATAAACCAGTGATGCTACCCTTGATCCACCTTGACCATGGATCATCAAGAGACCCCTGGCCACTGCTGCATCTCCCCCATAAAGGCTCTGAAACCACTCCGGGCAGCCCCAGGACCGTCCCTACCATGTATCGCATGTTGCTGGCGGGTGGCTGAACTTTGGCACGGAGGTCATTGTGGATGCTCACGCAGTCCTTGATGAAGGTCTTATCTGTGATGCTCGCAAAGGTGGGCTCCTGactgcctgcagcccccagcaccagTCCCAAGGCCAGCACCACCGAGCACGCCCTCATGGTCCTAGTTGCCAGGGCCTCGCCTGAAGGGAGGGCCCCACCTGCCGGCCCCTTCTGTTTCTCAGCTTGTTCCAGAACCTTCCCTGCCAGAGAACCGCCGGCCGAGCCCTGCAGC contains the following coding sequences:
- the LOC103538181 gene encoding GLIPR1-like protein 1, with the protein product MRACSVVLALGLVLGAAGSQEPTFASITDKTFIKDCVSIHNDLRAKVQPPASNMRYMTWDAALARTARAWAKRCVFQHNIYLDKKYQCHPDFTSVGENIWTGSHQAFTVANAVKSWYNELKFYNFTDQKCTKVCGHYTQVVWDYSYKIGCAVAFCKEVVGIRNAAHFVCNYAPSGNFPRRPYVEGRSCSSCGKGDTCENKLCRNPERDKIIYYPRWYPPWEFGITCDEACITLVVLRALLMFLAFVAVYFIKKHCTGMHIST